From the Marinitoga sp. 38H-ov genome, one window contains:
- a CDS encoding DUF1116 domain-containing protein, translated as MSLFKEELKIVNIGLKSFYEDLKRQGANVVHVDWKPPLGGSKALKILNDFNMLNIDVEAANKEAVERIMNSQPTLVGMGIARDVVPGMNDNMILHAGPPITWDRMCGPLKGAVIGGLIYEGKAKDEKEAIELIESGEIVFDPWHHHDGVGPMAGVATPSMPVFIIENKTYGIKSYCTMNEGLGKVLRYGANGPDVIEKLKWMEEVLYPVLKEAIELKGEINLKNLIAQAVQMGDECHNRNRAATSLFIREIAPAILDTSFSNKEKKEVIEFINSNDHFFLNLSMPAAKSATLAAEGIKGSTIVTVMARNGTDFGIRLAGLPGQWFVGPAQDVDGLYFPGFTKDDANPDIGDSTITETGGFGGFAMAGAPAIVKFVGGTVQEAIETTLKMYEITDAENNTYKIPFLNFRGTPTGLNVKKVVEKGILPRINTGIAHKEPGIGQVGAGLTYPPINIFIDALDAFVKTYLD; from the coding sequence ATGAGTTTATTTAAAGAAGAATTGAAAATAGTAAACATAGGTTTAAAATCTTTCTATGAAGATTTAAAAAGGCAAGGAGCTAATGTTGTTCACGTTGATTGGAAACCACCTTTAGGAGGGTCTAAAGCATTAAAAATTTTAAATGATTTTAATATGTTAAATATTGATGTTGAAGCAGCAAATAAAGAAGCTGTTGAAAGAATAATGAATTCTCAACCAACTCTTGTAGGTATGGGGATAGCACGAGACGTTGTACCAGGAATGAATGATAATATGATTTTACATGCTGGACCACCAATTACATGGGATAGAATGTGCGGACCATTAAAAGGTGCTGTTATTGGTGGATTAATATATGAAGGAAAAGCCAAAGATGAAAAAGAAGCTATTGAATTAATAGAATCTGGTGAAATCGTGTTTGATCCTTGGCATCATCATGATGGTGTAGGGCCAATGGCCGGTGTTGCAACTCCATCAATGCCAGTATTTATAATTGAAAACAAAACATATGGAATTAAATCCTATTGTACAATGAATGAAGGGCTAGGAAAAGTATTAAGATACGGTGCAAATGGACCAGATGTTATTGAAAAATTAAAATGGATGGAAGAAGTATTATATCCTGTTTTAAAAGAAGCTATTGAATTAAAGGGAGAAATAAATTTAAAGAATTTAATTGCTCAAGCTGTACAAATGGGCGATGAGTGTCATAACAGAAATAGAGCCGCTACATCCTTATTCATACGTGAAATAGCTCCAGCTATTTTAGATACTAGTTTTTCCAACAAAGAAAAGAAAGAAGTTATTGAGTTTATAAATTCTAATGATCACTTTTTCTTAAACTTATCAATGCCAGCTGCTAAATCAGCAACATTAGCTGCTGAAGGAATTAAAGGAAGTACAATAGTTACAGTAATGGCTAGAAATGGAACTGATTTTGGAATTAGATTGGCTGGATTACCAGGTCAATGGTTTGTCGGACCAGCTCAAGATGTTGATGGATTATATTTCCCTGGATTTACAAAAGATGATGCTAATCCAGATATCGGAGATAGTACTATAACTGAAACTGGAGGATTTGGTGGATTCGCTATGGCAGGTGCTCCAGCAATAGTTAAATTCGTTGGGGGAACTGTACAAGAAGCTATTGAAACAACATTAAAAATGTATGAAATAACAGATGCAGAAAATAATACATATAAGATTCCATTTTTAAACTTTAGAGGAACACCTACAGGATTAAATGTTAAAAAAGTTGTAGAAAAAGGAATATTACCAAGAATTAATACTGGTATTGCCCACAAAGAACCAGGTATTGGACAGGTTGGAGCAGGTTTAACCTATCCACCTATAAATATATTTATAGATGCATTAGACGCATTTGTAAAAACATATTTAGATTAA
- a CDS encoding N-acetyltransferase, producing MWKELPEKVSQEKLTFDAREIEPLLSGPSLKLPPYEPEMAKLKDGSYLYIRPLKKEEVPELLPFVKKLLDVDHDFYDIVGVRVYGELLGWYRNRLKDPYFMIGTINGKLAGFANARVMNNGIHISLHSMAFVRGLRVGAIMYYAKAKYAFEKLGAKEWWATYESYNGWKRWGLGMAQPSYPWPDVQHELGGAKVYYVTKEYWDLSIKEYLQQLVKTELVPATPEVAEANKELIIPENPVV from the coding sequence ATGTGGAAAGAATTACCAGAAAAAGTATCTCAAGAAAAATTAACATTTGATGCTAGAGAAATTGAACCATTATTATCTGGTCCATCATTAAAATTACCACCATATGAACCTGAAATGGCTAAATTAAAAGATGGTAGTTATTTATATATAAGACCTCTTAAAAAAGAAGAAGTTCCTGAATTATTACCATTTGTAAAAAAATTATTAGATGTTGATCATGATTTCTATGATATAGTTGGCGTAAGGGTATATGGAGAATTATTAGGATGGTATAGAAATAGATTAAAAGATCCATATTTCATGATTGGTACAATTAATGGTAAATTAGCAGGATTTGCAAATGCTAGAGTTATGAATAATGGAATTCATATTAGTCTTCATTCTATGGCATTTGTTAGAGGTTTAAGAGTTGGAGCTATTATGTATTATGCTAAAGCAAAATATGCATTTGAAAAATTAGGTGCAAAAGAATGGTGGGCAACATATGAAAGTTATAACGGATGGAAAAGATGGGGTTTAGGAATGGCACAACCATCATATCCATGGCCAGATGTACAACATGAACTCGGTGGCGCTAAAGTTTATTATGTAACTAAAGAATATTGGGATTTATCAATAAAAGAATATTTACAACAACTTGTAAAAACTGAACTTGTTCCTGCAACTCCTGAAGTTGCTGAAGCTAACAAAGAATTAATAATTCCTGAAAATCCAGTTGTTTAA
- a CDS encoding cyclase family protein encodes MAGIKVYDLTQKIGITTPPWPGYEPMKLWYFKRMMLQRVNGQIVQTSMHNGTHLDGQRHFMTGGRDIASLPLDGYLFHEGVILDISKEVGDFDIYTPETLLKVAKENNLEIKKGDIIIINTGYHKYAWDQPEANENKYYYFHPGPDQRFADWLKEMEIKWVGVDCGSADHPMNTILREYRPEFAAMADKHFREKYGKPLDEYFDHKTYQLMHIDLFPHLILHAENLGGDIDKVLNRRMYIGIFPWRLVDGESSIARVAAFEIE; translated from the coding sequence ATGGCAGGTATTAAAGTGTATGATTTAACTCAAAAGATAGGTATTACAACACCACCATGGCCAGGTTATGAGCCAATGAAATTATGGTATTTTAAAAGAATGATGCTTCAAAGGGTAAATGGACAAATAGTACAAACAAGTATGCATAACGGTACTCATTTAGATGGTCAAAGACATTTTATGACAGGTGGAAGAGATATAGCTTCATTGCCATTAGATGGTTATTTATTCCATGAAGGCGTTATTTTAGATATTTCAAAAGAAGTAGGAGATTTTGATATATATACACCTGAAACATTATTAAAAGTTGCTAAAGAAAACAATCTTGAAATAAAAAAAGGAGATATCATAATTATTAATACAGGGTATCATAAATATGCTTGGGATCAACCAGAAGCAAATGAAAATAAATATTATTATTTCCATCCAGGACCAGATCAAAGATTTGCTGACTGGTTAAAAGAAATGGAAATTAAATGGGTTGGTGTAGACTGCGGTTCGGCTGATCACCCTATGAATACAATTTTAAGAGAATATAGGCCAGAATTTGCTGCTATGGCAGATAAACATTTTAGAGAGAAATATGGAAAACCATTAGATGAATATTTTGATCATAAGACATATCAATTAATGCATATTGATTTATTCCCACATTTAATTCTTCACGCTGAAAATCTTGGTGGAGATATAGATAAAGTATTAAATAGAAGAATGTATATTGGTATTTTCCCATGGAGATTAGTAGATGGTGAATCCAGTATTGCTCGTGTAGCAGCATTTGAAATTGAATAA